The genomic DNA GGTGTGCCGTAGCGCGTGCGGTCCCCGGGCGCCGGTACGGGTGCGGGGGCACCGGCGCGGGCCGCCAGGGCGGCCGCTGCCACGCGCAGGACCTCCTCCCGGCCGCCGGTCTTCGGCAGCCGGAGTCCTGCCAGGCCCGGGAGCGGGGCCAGCGTGCGCAGTTCGCCGTCCGCCAGCGGGCCGGCGAGCGCGTTGACGCGGACGTGCACCGGCACCTGGCCGGGACGCGGTTCGGCCAGCAGCTCCGCGGTGGCCGCCAGCGCGTACGCCTTGCGCTCGGGCGCCACCGCGTCCTCCAGGTCGACCAGCACCACGTCCGCGCCGCTGCGCAGCGCCTTGGCCACCACCGCGGGCCGGTCCCCGGGCACGTACAGCCAGGTGAGATACGCCTCCCCGGTGTCCCCCGGCCCGCCGGCGCCCGCCGGATCCGCCGCGACCGCGGACGCGCGCGGCGTGCTCACACCGCCCCCTCGTCGCGCAGCCCGGCTATCTCCGCGCCGGTCAGCCCCAGCCCGGCCAGCACCGCGTCGGTGTCCGCGCCGTGCGGCCGGCCGGCCCAGCGGATCGCGCCCGGGGTCTCGGAGAGCCGGAAGAGCACGTTCTGCATCTTCAGCGTGCCCAGTTCCTCGTCCTCGACCTCGGTGATCGAGCCCAGCGCCCGGTACTGCTCGTCGGCCATCACGTCGCGTATGTCGTACACCGGCGCCACCGCCGCCTGCGCCTTCTCGAAGGCCGCGACGACCGTCGCCGCGTCGTGCCGCGCGATCCACCCGCCGACCGCCTCGTCCAGCTCCCCGGCGTGCGCCGCCCGGCCGGCGCCGGTGCCGAACCACGGCTCCTCGATCAGCTCGGGCCGCCCGACGAGCCGCATCACGCGCTCGGCGATCGACTGCGCGGAGGTGGAGACGGCGAGCCAGCGGCCGTCGGCGGTGCGGTAGGTGTTGCGCGGCGCGTTGTTGGTGGAGCGGTTGCCGGTACGCGGCTGGACGTAGCCGAGCTGGTCGTACCAGAGCGGCTGCGGGCCGAGCACCGTCAGCATCGGCTCGATGATGGCCATGTCGACCACCTGCCCGCGCCCGGTGCGGTCCCGCCCGGCGAGCGCGGTCATCACGGCGTAGGCGGTGGAGAGCGCGGCGACGGAGTCCGCGAGGCCGAACGGCGGCAGCGTCGGCGGCCCGTCCGGCTCGCCGGTGACGGCGGCGAAGCCGCTCATCGCCTCGGCGAGGGTGCCGAACCCGGGGCGGCGGGCGTACGGGCCGAACTGGCCGAAGCCGGTGACCCGGGCGAGCACCAGCCGGGGGTTGGCAGCGGACAGCTCCGCCCAGCCGAGGCCCCACTTCTCCAGCGTGCCGGGGCGGAAGTTCTCGACGATCACGTCGGATCCGGCCGCCAGCCGCAGCAGCACGTCGCGCCCGCCGGGCGTGGACAGGTCGAGGGTGACGTTCTTCTTGTTGCGGCCGAGCAGCTTCCACCACAGGCCGACGCCGTCCTTGGCGGGGCCGTGGCCGCGCGAGGGGTCGGGTTTGGCGGGGTGCTCGACCTTGACGACCTCGGCGCCGAAGTCGCCGAGCATGGTCGCGGCCAGCGGCCCGGCGAAGAGCGTCGCGAGGTCCAGGACGCGCAGCCCGGCGAGCGGGGCCGGCGGCGCCGGGGAGGCGGGGTCGCCGGAAGCGGGAGCGCTGGAAGCGGCGGAGGAGGGGGTGTGGGTCATGGTGTCGCGCCTTCCTCGGTGGTGCGTTGCGGAGCCGTGCGCGGGCCGTACGCCCGTGGCCCCGCGGGGTGGTGCGGCGGTACGCGGGTCACGGGCCCTCGGCCGCCAGCCGGTCGATCTCCGCGCGCTCCGGCATGGACGACGACGCGCCCGGCCGCTGGACGGCGAGCGCGGCGGCGGCCGCCGCCCACGCCAGCGCCGCCGGCATCGGCCGGCCCTCGGCGTACGCCACGCACAGCGCGCCGACGAAGGTGTCGCCCGCGGCCGTGGTGTCGACGGCCCGGACCGCGAGCGCCGGCACGACGACGGGCTCCTGACCGCGCGCCGCGTACAGGCTGCCCGCGCCGCCGAGGGTGACGACGACCTCCGGCACCTGCTCCAGCAGTGCAGCCGCTGCCTGGTGGGGGTCGGATCTGCCGGTCAGCGCGGCGGCCTCGTGCTCGTTGGGGACGAGCAGGTCGGTGGCGGCGAGCAGCCGGCCGGGCAGCGGCCGGGCGGGTGCGGGGGTGAGCACGGTGCGTACGCCGTGCCCGCGGGCCGCCTCGGCGGCGGCCACCACGCCGTCCATCGGCAGCTCCAGTTGGAGCAGGAGGGTCCCGGCGGCGGCGATGCGCTCGTCGTCGCCGGGGGCGAGCCCGGTGACGGTGCCGTTGGCGCCGGGGACGACGACGATGGAGTTGCCGCCGTCGTCGTCGACGACGATGTGCGCGGTGCCGCTGGCGCCCGGGGCGGTGCGCAGCCCCGCGGTGTCCACGCCGGCGCCGTCGAGCGCGGCGCGCAGCTCGCCGCCGAAGGCGTCGGCGCCGACCGCGCCGATCATCGTCACCGCCCCGCCCGCGCGGGCGGCGGCGACGGCCTGGTTGGCGCCCTTGCCGCCGGGCACGGTGCGGAACTCCCGTCCCGAGACGGTCTCGCCGCGCAGCGGGGCGGTGGCGGCGTACGCCACGAGGTCCATGTTGACGCTGCCGAAGACGGCGAGCGTCGCTTGGGGAGTGGTCGTCATGGGGAGGGCCTCCGGGGTTCGTGCGGTGGTACGGGTCCGGTGCCGGCGGCCGCGAGGGCACCGGCCGGGAACGGGTGGGGGGAGGGCGTGGGCGGCGGTGCGGGCGGCGAGTTCGTCGAAGCCGATGCCGTCCATGCCGCCGACGGTGGTCGCCAGCCGGTTGCGCAGCGGCGCCGTCCACCGCTCGGGCAGCGCCCCCGGAGAACCGGCGAGCAGCCCGGCGACGGATCCGGCGGTGGCGCCGTTGGAGTCGGTGTCCCAGCCGCCGGAGACGACGCGGCAGACGGCGCCCGTGAAGTCGCCGCCCGCGTGGGTGAGCGCGGCGGCGAGCAGCGCGGCGTTGGGGACGACGTGCACCCAGTGCCGTCCCTCGTGCGCGGCGTGCAGGTCGTCGACGACGGCGGCGAAGCCCTCCGGGGTGCCGGTGGGTTCGCTGCGGGCCAGCTCGATGCCGTGCCGTACGGCGCGGGCCAGCCGGGACCGCGGCGGCACGACCGCGAGGCCGGTGCGCAGCACCTCGTCCACGTCGGTGCCGCCGCCCGCCGCGGCGGCGAGGGCGGCGGCGGCGAACATGGCGCCGTAGACGCCGTTCCCGGTGTGGGTGAGCAAGGCGTCGCGGTGCGCGGCGGCGGCGGCGCCCGCCGGGTCGCCGGGGTGGGTCCAGCCGTGCACGTCGGCGCGGATCTGGGCGCCGATCCACTCCCGGAACGGGTTGCGGTACGCGCCGGTGTGCGGGGGTTCCACCCCGTCGAGCAGGTTGCGGTACGCGACCCGCTCGGCGGTGAACGTACGGCCCGCGGGCAGCTCGTCGAGCCAGAGCTGCCCGACGTCCGCGGTGGTGAAGGCGTGGCCGTGACGGTCGAGGAGGAGCAGGGCGAGCAGCGGGTAGTTGAGGTCGTCGTCCTCGGGGGCGCCGTCGATGGTCTCGGCCAGGGAGGTCGCGGCGCTGCGCCGGTTCCAGGGGTGCGCCGCGGCGACGGCGGGGTCGAGCCCTTCGGCGGTGAACCAGGTGTGGACCGGCCAGTTGCCGGTGGAGCGGGCGATGGCCCGGATGCCCTCCAGGGTCACCTTCTCCACCGGCTTGCCCAGGACGCATCCGGCGGCGCGGCCGAGCCACGCGGCGTGCAGCCGGGTGCGCAGCGCGTCCCCGTACGCGCCGTCCGTGGACGGCCCGGGTGCGGGTGCGGGCCAGCGCGGACAGGCCGCCCTGATCTCGTCCAGGTCGGTCGGCTCGACGTCCGCCAGCGGGGTCTCCAGCGCGGCCAGTTCGTCCAGCAGCTCCAGCGCGAGCGCCCGCAGCCGCGGCTTCGGCGGACCCGGCGAGGCGCCCGCGCGCTCCGGCGCCTGGTGGCCGCCGGCGCCGAGCCAGCGGCGGAGCAGCGGCCCCGCGGCGCGGCCGTCCTCCGCCGCCTGCCGCAGCTCGTGGCCGACGAGGTCTTCCGGCTGCACCCAGGTCAGCCGGAGCGACGCCCCGTGCGCGTCCGCCGGGGCCGTCACGACGCCTCCGCCAGCGCGCCGAACACGGCCTCGTGGGCGCGGCGGCGCGCCACGTCCCGTACGAACACCTCGCGCGCGACCTCCGTGAGCGTGGCGGCGGGGGCGAGCAGGTCCAGCCGGCTGGCCCGCGCGACCTCCTCGGCCCACTCCCCCGGCACCGCCGCGGTGCCGCCGAGCGCACCGGCGATGGCGCCGCTCATGGTGGCGATCGAGTCGCAGTCGCGGCCGTAGTTGACCGCGCCGAGGACCGTGTGCCGGTAGTCGCCGCGGCCGACGAGCAGCATGCCCAGGGCCACCGGCAGCTCCTCTATCGCGTGCAGCCGCGAGGGCCGCCGGGCGCCGAGCGAGGGGTTGCGGTACTCGGGTCCTACCGTGTCGTACGGCTCGACCGCCGCGCGCAGCGGCGCCAGCGCCTCGTCGAAGTCCTTGCAGCCGGCGGCCGCTTCGCAGACCGCCTCGATGGCCGCGCGGGTGCCGTCCTTGGCCAGCGCGAGCGCCGCCTCGACCACGGACTCCGGCGTGGCGCCCGGCGCGAAGGCCGCCGCGACGCAGGCGGCGAAGACCCCGGCGGCCTCGCGCCCGTACGACGACTGGTGCGCACCGGCGACGTCCAGCGCCTCGGCGTAGGCCGCCTCGGGGTGGCCGGCGTTGACGGCGCCGACGGGCGCCATGTACATCGCGGCGCCGCAGTTGACGATGTTGCCGACGCCCGCCTCGCGCGGGTCGACGTGGCCGTAGTGCAGCCGTGCGACGATCCACTTCTCGGCGAGGAAGATCCGCTGCAGCGGCAGCGCCTCGGCCTCCAGCTCGGGGATCCAGCGCGGCGTGCCCATGAGGTCGGGCACGAGGTGGGCGGCGACGGCGTAGGCGTCGAGGTGGTCGCGGACCTTGTCGTAGACCCGGATGAGGGCGTGGGTCATGAGGGTGTCGTCGGTGACGTGCCCGTCGCCCTTGTGGTACGGGGCGATGGGCCGGGCGGTGCGCCACTCGTCGCGGTGGAACGGCTCGACGATGCCGCGCACCCGGCCGCCGTAGCGC from Streptomyces sp. CMB-StM0423 includes the following:
- a CDS encoding CaiB/BaiF CoA transferase family protein — protein: MTHTPSSAASSAPASGDPASPAPPAPLAGLRVLDLATLFAGPLAATMLGDFGAEVVKVEHPAKPDPSRGHGPAKDGVGLWWKLLGRNKKNVTLDLSTPGGRDVLLRLAAGSDVIVENFRPGTLEKWGLGWAELSAANPRLVLARVTGFGQFGPYARRPGFGTLAEAMSGFAAVTGEPDGPPTLPPFGLADSVAALSTAYAVMTALAGRDRTGRGQVVDMAIIEPMLTVLGPQPLWYDQLGYVQPRTGNRSTNNAPRNTYRTADGRWLAVSTSAQSIAERVMRLVGRPELIEEPWFGTGAGRAAHAGELDEAVGGWIARHDAATVVAAFEKAQAAVAPVYDIRDVMADEQYRALGSITEVEDEELGTLKMQNVLFRLSETPGAIRWAGRPHGADTDAVLAGLGLTGAEIAGLRDEGAV
- a CDS encoding ribokinase, whose translation is MTTTPQATLAVFGSVNMDLVAYAATAPLRGETVSGREFRTVPGGKGANQAVAAARAGGAVTMIGAVGADAFGGELRAALDGAGVDTAGLRTAPGASGTAHIVVDDDGGNSIVVVPGANGTVTGLAPGDDERIAAAGTLLLQLELPMDGVVAAAEAARGHGVRTVLTPAPARPLPGRLLAATDLLVPNEHEAAALTGRSDPHQAAAALLEQVPEVVVTLGGAGSLYAARGQEPVVVPALAVRAVDTTAAGDTFVGALCVAYAEGRPMPAALAWAAAAAALAVQRPGASSSMPERAEIDRLAAEGP
- a CDS encoding ADP-ribosylglycohydrolase family protein, which translates into the protein MTPTTASATPGDPAATAPTAGPGLADRTAGCLVGAAVGDALGGPVEGWTPEAIAERYGGRVRGIVEPFHRDEWRTARPIAPYHKGDGHVTDDTLMTHALIRVYDKVRDHLDAYAVAAHLVPDLMGTPRWIPELEAEALPLQRIFLAEKWIVARLHYGHVDPREAGVGNIVNCGAAMYMAPVGAVNAGHPEAAYAEALDVAGAHQSSYGREAAGVFAACVAAAFAPGATPESVVEAALALAKDGTRAAIEAVCEAAAGCKDFDEALAPLRAAVEPYDTVGPEYRNPSLGARRPSRLHAIEELPVALGMLLVGRGDYRHTVLGAVNYGRDCDSIATMSGAIAGALGGTAAVPGEWAEEVARASRLDLLAPAATLTEVAREVFVRDVARRRAHEAVFGALAEAS